A single window of Pseudomonas benzenivorans DNA harbors:
- a CDS encoding cobalamin-binding protein, with amino-acid sequence MTRLGLCLLALLAWPALAVERVVSLAPSLSEIVLELNAADLLVGVLDGGERPAALSHVPSVGRYGQLEMERLLKLQPDLVLLWPDSIGPAQRQQLQAFGIPLLVVEPRDLARLAEQFAEIGARIGRGEQGQLLRRRFSERLAELGQRYGREQPVRVFYQVWDRPLYTIGGQQIISDALRLCGAENVFADLSLPAPQVSVEAVLQRDPEVILAGSGAQLDSWRRWPQLAAVRRQQLWPVPDKGLERPSFQMLAATEKLCAQLAEAK; translated from the coding sequence ATGACTCGCCTGGGCCTTTGCCTGCTCGCGCTGCTGGCCTGGCCGGCTCTGGCGGTCGAGCGGGTGGTCAGCCTGGCGCCCTCGCTCAGTGAAATCGTCCTGGAGCTCAATGCCGCCGATCTGCTGGTCGGCGTGCTGGACGGCGGCGAGCGGCCGGCCGCGCTCAGCCATGTGCCGTCGGTGGGGCGCTATGGCCAGCTGGAGATGGAACGCCTGCTCAAGCTGCAGCCCGATCTGGTGCTGCTCTGGCCCGACAGCATCGGCCCGGCCCAGCGCCAGCAGCTGCAGGCGTTCGGCATTCCCCTGCTGGTCGTCGAGCCCCGTGATCTTGCCCGCCTGGCCGAGCAGTTCGCCGAGATCGGTGCGCGCATCGGCCGGGGCGAGCAGGGACAGCTGTTGCGCCGGCGCTTCAGCGAGCGCCTCGCCGAGCTGGGCCAGCGCTATGGGCGGGAGCAGCCCGTGCGGGTGTTCTACCAGGTCTGGGACAGGCCGCTGTACACCATCGGCGGCCAGCAGATCATCAGCGATGCCCTGCGGTTGTGCGGCGCCGAGAACGTGTTCGCCGACCTGAGCCTGCCGGCGCCGCAGGTCAGCGTCGAGGCGGTGTTGCAGCGCGATCCCGAGGTCATCCTCGCCGGCAGCGGCGCCCAGCTGGACAGCTGGCGCCGCTGGCCGCAACTGGCTGCGGTACGGCGCCAGCAACTCTGGCCGGTGCCGGACAAGGGCCTGGAGCGGCCCAGCTTCCAGATGCTGGCCGCAACCGAGAAGCTGTGCGCCCAACTGGCCGAGGCCAAGTAG
- a CDS encoding TonB-dependent receptor yields MKLSPLALAIALTPSLALAAEPAEPYQAQPLVVTRGTPLQKPAPASVRVIDRKQIEKTAASSLIDVLRGQAGLQVRDTLGDGNRASISLRGFGENAVNNTLVLVDGRRLNNPSLSGPDLNSVPLANIERIEIIRGAGTVLYGDQAVGGVINIITRTPLDNEAYVETTQGSHDLEAYRGHLFQQLGAGFSVYASGETRHTDNYRDHNNASYSNGFGRLRYDHADGWALYEYQSTDDELLYPGALTIAQRRADRKASASNEWNDSKTQVHRFALEQAIGANWTGNFDYSFRDADGVGLISGSPFNDGTRVESFSPRLTAHFDSGLGRSEWLIGHDHITSDYQAAYASFPSFSSMARQTQRDWYTQLSQPLASDVNLILGYRASEAEDRNKRNDLSHTDREGSTSVALQWQPNQQTSLFIKREDVLRWANVNENASVGPGVTFLKPQTGESWESGIEWRDGRQRYQATLYRLDLQDELLYDPLAEHAVFGPGAGANINLDKTRREGLLLEGEGSLTDKLSVGAQYSFTDSEFRAGQNKGNEVPWVSRHSAGAHLNYVILPGLNAYLEAIYTGARYLSSDDAHVLPREGGYTLFNAAFKYEYQQFNAKLRVNNLTGKRYDSFATYSAWTPGNKGLYPAPEEDVQLSVGYRF; encoded by the coding sequence ATGAAGCTGTCCCCCCTGGCCCTGGCCATCGCGCTGACCCCGAGCCTGGCGCTGGCTGCCGAGCCCGCCGAACCCTATCAGGCCCAGCCACTGGTCGTGACCCGCGGCACCCCGTTGCAGAAGCCTGCGCCGGCCAGCGTCCGGGTAATCGACCGCAAACAAATCGAGAAGACCGCCGCCAGCAGTCTGATCGATGTGCTGCGCGGGCAGGCGGGGCTGCAGGTTCGCGACACCCTGGGCGATGGCAACCGCGCGTCGATCAGCCTGCGCGGTTTCGGCGAGAATGCGGTGAACAACACCCTGGTGCTGGTGGATGGCCGCCGCCTGAACAATCCGAGCCTGAGCGGTCCCGATCTCAACAGCGTGCCCCTGGCCAACATCGAGCGCATCGAGATCATCCGCGGCGCCGGCACCGTGCTCTACGGCGACCAGGCGGTGGGCGGGGTGATCAACATCATCACTCGCACCCCGCTCGACAACGAAGCCTATGTGGAGACGACCCAGGGCAGCCACGACCTGGAGGCCTATCGCGGGCATCTGTTCCAGCAGCTAGGCGCCGGTTTCTCCGTCTATGCCAGCGGCGAAACGCGCCACACCGACAATTATCGCGACCACAACAACGCCAGCTACAGCAACGGCTTCGGCCGGCTGCGCTACGATCACGCCGATGGCTGGGCGCTCTACGAGTATCAGAGCACCGACGATGAACTGCTCTACCCAGGCGCCCTGACCATTGCCCAACGCCGCGCCGACCGCAAGGCGAGCGCCTCCAACGAGTGGAACGACAGCAAAACCCAGGTCCACCGCTTCGCTTTGGAACAGGCCATCGGCGCCAACTGGACCGGCAACTTCGATTACAGCTTCCGCGACGCCGACGGAGTAGGCCTGATTTCCGGCAGCCCGTTCAACGACGGCACCCGCGTGGAGAGCTTCAGCCCGCGCCTGACGGCCCACTTCGATAGCGGCCTGGGCCGCAGCGAGTGGCTGATCGGCCACGACCACATCACCAGCGATTACCAGGCCGCCTACGCCAGCTTTCCGAGCTTCAGCAGCATGGCGCGCCAGACTCAGCGCGACTGGTACACCCAGCTGAGCCAGCCACTGGCCAGCGATGTCAACCTGATCCTGGGCTACCGCGCCAGCGAGGCCGAGGACCGCAACAAGCGCAACGACCTCAGTCATACAGACCGGGAAGGCAGCACCAGCGTTGCCCTGCAGTGGCAGCCGAACCAGCAGACCAGCCTGTTCATCAAGCGCGAGGATGTACTGCGCTGGGCCAACGTCAATGAGAACGCCTCCGTCGGGCCCGGCGTGACCTTCCTCAAGCCACAGACCGGCGAGTCCTGGGAAAGCGGAATCGAGTGGCGCGATGGCCGCCAGCGTTACCAGGCCACTCTCTACCGCCTGGATCTGCAAGACGAGCTGCTGTACGACCCACTCGCCGAACACGCCGTATTCGGCCCTGGCGCCGGTGCCAATATCAACCTGGACAAGACCCGTCGCGAGGGTCTGCTGCTCGAGGGTGAGGGTTCGCTGACCGACAAGCTCAGTGTCGGTGCCCAGTACAGCTTCACCGACTCGGAGTTCCGCGCCGGCCAGAACAAGGGCAACGAAGTACCCTGGGTATCCCGCCATAGCGCCGGCGCGCATCTGAACTACGTGATCCTGCCAGGGCTGAACGCCTATCTGGAAGCGATCTACACCGGAGCCCGCTACCTCTCCAGCGACGACGCCCATGTCCTGCCGCGGGAAGGGGGCTATACCCTGTTCAACGCGGCGTTTAAGTACGAGTATCAGCAGTTCAACGCCAAGCTGCGGGTCAACAACCTCACCGGCAAACGCTACGATAGTTTCGCCACCTACTCAGCCTGGACGCCGGGAAACAAGGGGCTGTATCCGGCACCGGAAGAGGATGTGCAACTGAGCGTCGGCTACCGCTTCTAA
- the dxs gene encoding 1-deoxy-D-xylulose-5-phosphate synthase has product MPTTFDEIPRERPLTPLLDRANTPDELRRLGEAELETLADELRQYLLFTVGQTGGHFGAGLGVIELTIALHYVFDTPDDRLVWDVGHQAYPHKILTGRREQMSSLRQKDGIAAFPRRSESEYDTFGVGHSSTSISAALGMAIAARLDNSKRKSVAVIGDGALTAGMAFEALNHASDLNANMLVILNDNDMSISKNVGGLSNYLAKLLSSRTYASMREGSKKVLSRLPGAWEIARKTEEHAKGMLVPGTLFEELGWNYIGPIDGHDLPTLLATLRNMRDLDGPQFLHVITKKGKGFAPAEADPIGYHAITKLEPIDAPTSAPKKPAGPKYSSVFGQWLCDMAAQDNRLVGITPAMKEGSDLVAFSERYPQRYFDVAIAEQHAVTLAAGMACDGAKPVVAIYSTFLQRAYDQLIHDVAVQHLDVLFAIDRAGLVGEDGPTHAGSFDLSYLRCVPGMLVMTPSDENELRRMLTTGYQYLGPAAVRYPRGSGPNAAIELGLEPLQIGKGVVRRQGRGVALLVFGVQLAEALKVGESLDATVVDMRFVKPLDEALVRQLAADHELLVTVEENSIMGGAGSAVSEFLAGAGLLKSVLHLGLPDYYVEHAKPAQMLAECGLDEAGIEAAIRQRLAALQA; this is encoded by the coding sequence ATGCCGACGACCTTCGATGAGATTCCCCGCGAGCGCCCGCTGACGCCCCTGCTCGACCGCGCGAACACGCCGGACGAACTGCGCCGCCTGGGCGAGGCCGAGCTGGAAACCCTGGCCGACGAGCTGCGCCAGTACCTGCTCTTCACGGTCGGCCAGACCGGCGGGCACTTCGGCGCCGGCCTCGGGGTGATCGAACTGACCATCGCCCTGCACTACGTCTTCGACACCCCGGACGACCGCCTGGTGTGGGACGTCGGCCATCAGGCCTACCCGCACAAGATTCTCACCGGGCGTCGCGAGCAGATGAGCAGCCTGCGCCAGAAAGACGGCATCGCCGCCTTCCCGCGGCGCAGCGAGAGCGAATACGACACCTTCGGCGTCGGCCACTCCAGCACCTCGATCAGCGCCGCCCTGGGGATGGCCATTGCCGCGCGCCTGGACAACAGCAAGCGCAAGAGCGTGGCGGTGATCGGCGATGGCGCGCTCACCGCCGGCATGGCCTTCGAGGCGCTGAACCACGCCTCCGACCTGAACGCCAACATGCTGGTGATCCTCAACGACAACGACATGTCGATCTCCAAGAATGTCGGCGGTCTGTCCAACTACCTGGCCAAGCTGCTCTCCAGCCGCACCTACGCCAGCATGCGCGAAGGCAGCAAGAAGGTGCTGTCGCGCCTGCCCGGCGCCTGGGAGATCGCCCGCAAGACCGAGGAGCACGCCAAGGGCATGCTGGTCCCCGGCACCCTGTTCGAGGAGCTGGGCTGGAACTACATCGGCCCGATCGACGGCCACGACCTGCCGACCCTGCTCGCCACCCTGCGCAACATGCGCGACCTGGACGGCCCGCAGTTCCTCCATGTGATCACCAAGAAGGGCAAGGGCTTCGCCCCGGCCGAGGCCGACCCGATCGGCTACCACGCGATCACCAAGCTGGAGCCGATCGACGCGCCGACCAGCGCGCCGAAAAAGCCCGCCGGGCCCAAGTACTCCAGCGTCTTCGGCCAGTGGCTGTGCGACATGGCCGCCCAGGACAATCGCCTGGTCGGCATCACCCCGGCGATGAAGGAAGGCTCGGACTTGGTGGCCTTCAGCGAACGCTACCCGCAGCGCTACTTCGACGTGGCCATCGCCGAGCAGCATGCGGTGACCCTGGCCGCCGGCATGGCCTGCGACGGCGCCAAGCCGGTGGTGGCGATCTACTCCACCTTCCTGCAGCGCGCCTACGACCAGCTGATCCACGATGTCGCCGTGCAGCACCTCGACGTGCTGTTCGCCATCGACCGCGCCGGCCTGGTCGGCGAGGACGGGCCGACCCACGCCGGCAGCTTCGACCTCTCCTACCTGCGCTGCGTGCCCGGCATGCTGGTGATGACCCCCAGCGACGAGAACGAACTGCGCCGCATGCTCACCACCGGCTACCAGTACCTGGGCCCGGCGGCGGTGCGCTACCCGCGCGGCAGCGGCCCCAACGCCGCCATCGAGCTGGGCCTGGAGCCGCTGCAGATCGGCAAGGGCGTGGTCCGTCGCCAGGGCCGCGGCGTCGCCCTGCTGGTGTTCGGCGTGCAGCTGGCCGAGGCGCTGAAGGTGGGCGAAAGCCTGGACGCCACGGTGGTCGACATGCGCTTTGTCAAACCCCTGGATGAGGCCCTGGTGCGCCAGCTGGCGGCGGACCACGAGCTGCTGGTGACCGTCGAGGAAAACAGCATCATGGGCGGCGCCGGCAGCGCGGTCAGCGAATTCCTGGCCGGCGCGGGCCTGCTCAAGTCGGTGCTGCACCTGGGCCTGCCGGACTACTACGTCGAACACGCCAAGCCGGCGCAGATGCTCGCCGAATGCGGCCTCGACGAAGCCGGCATCGAGGCCGCCATCCGTCAACGCCTGGCCGCACTCCAAGCCTGA
- the ispA gene encoding (2E,6E)-farnesyl diphosphate synthase yields MIAAYQAQCQCRVDAALSELLQPPGAELQRLYQAMHYSVVNGGKRVRPLLVYAACEALGGEAQDADGAACAVELIHAYSLVHDDLPAMDDDDLRRGQPTTHKAFDEASAILAGDGLQSLAFEVLADAERNPHAAELRLAMITALSRAAGPAGMVGGQAIDLGSVGQQLDQSALETMHRYKTGALIEASVRLGALASGRADDVALKALHAYAQAIGLAFQVQDDVLDVESDTATLGKTQGKDQANHKPTYPALLGLEQAKAYALELRDQALHALRAFDNGAEPLRELARYIVERRH; encoded by the coding sequence ATGATCGCGGCCTACCAGGCCCAGTGCCAGTGCCGCGTCGATGCCGCGCTGAGCGAGCTGCTCCAGCCCCCCGGCGCTGAACTGCAGCGGCTCTACCAGGCCATGCATTACAGCGTGGTCAACGGCGGCAAACGGGTGCGCCCGCTGCTGGTCTACGCCGCCTGCGAGGCCCTCGGTGGCGAGGCGCAAGACGCCGATGGCGCGGCCTGCGCGGTGGAGCTGATCCACGCCTACTCCCTGGTCCACGACGACCTGCCGGCCATGGACGACGACGACCTGCGCCGCGGCCAGCCCACCACCCACAAGGCCTTCGACGAGGCGTCCGCCATACTCGCCGGCGACGGCCTGCAGAGCCTGGCCTTCGAGGTGCTCGCCGACGCCGAGCGCAACCCACACGCTGCCGAGCTGCGCCTGGCGATGATCACCGCCCTGAGCCGCGCCGCCGGTCCGGCCGGGATGGTCGGCGGCCAGGCCATCGACCTCGGTTCGGTGGGCCAGCAGCTGGACCAGTCGGCCCTGGAGACCATGCACCGGTACAAGACCGGCGCGCTGATCGAAGCCAGTGTGCGCCTCGGCGCCCTGGCCAGCGGCCGCGCCGACGACGTCGCGCTGAAGGCCCTGCATGCCTATGCCCAGGCCATTGGCCTGGCGTTCCAGGTGCAGGACGATGTCCTCGACGTGGAGAGCGACACCGCCACCCTGGGCAAGACCCAAGGCAAGGACCAGGCTAACCACAAGCCGACCTACCCCGCGCTGCTCGGCCTGGAACAGGCCAAGGCCTATGCCCTGGAGCTGCGCGACCAGGCCCTGCACGCCCTGCGCGCCTTCGACAACGGCGCCGAGCCGCTGCGCGAGCTGGCCCGCTACATCGTCGAGCGCCGCCACTGA
- a CDS encoding exodeoxyribonuclease VII small subunit, which yields MARKKAALDFEQSLTDLQSLVERLESGELSLEDSLTAFEQGIRLTRDCQTALTQAEQKVQILLERDGELEEAPFDADRSA from the coding sequence ATGGCCCGTAAAAAAGCCGCGCTCGACTTCGAGCAGTCCCTCACCGACCTGCAGAGCCTGGTCGAGCGCCTGGAAAGCGGCGAGCTGTCGCTGGAGGATTCGCTGACTGCTTTCGAGCAGGGCATCCGCCTGACCCGCGATTGCCAGACCGCCCTGACCCAGGCCGAGCAGAAGGTACAGATTCTTCTGGAGCGCGACGGCGAACTGGAGGAAGCCCCCTTCGACGCGGACCGCTCGGCATGA
- a CDS encoding sulfite exporter TauE/SafE family protein yields MSLNDILLLVLAGFAAGGMNALAGGGTFFSFPALLAAGLPPVTANATNAVALWPASLAAAWAARSSLRPLGRYLLPLLLAGLCGGLGGGLLLLAGGDEIFRHLIPWLLLAATALFAASPWLSRLLAARRAQAAPSAQPPHSPLSLGAHVGVSIYGGYFGAGMGILQLAAFSIEGHPVARANALKNLISAVIYSIATVTFVVAGRVSWYELAILLTGATLGGYAGGALGQRLPPALLRSLVIGVGGGMTTYYFWATYFAA; encoded by the coding sequence ATGAGCCTGAACGATATCCTGTTGCTGGTCCTCGCCGGTTTCGCCGCCGGCGGCATGAACGCCCTGGCCGGCGGCGGCACCTTCTTCTCCTTCCCTGCGCTGCTGGCCGCCGGCCTGCCGCCGGTCACCGCCAATGCCACCAACGCCGTGGCCCTGTGGCCGGCCAGCCTGGCCGCGGCCTGGGCGGCGCGCAGCAGCCTGCGGCCGCTGGGTCGCTACCTGCTGCCATTGCTGCTGGCCGGGTTGTGCGGCGGCCTGGGCGGCGGCCTGTTGCTGCTGGCCGGCGGCGACGAGATCTTTCGCCACCTGATCCCCTGGCTGCTGCTGGCTGCCACAGCCCTGTTCGCCGCCAGCCCCTGGCTCAGCCGCCTGCTGGCCGCGCGCCGGGCGCAGGCGGCGCCGAGCGCACAGCCACCGCACAGCCCGCTGTCGCTCGGCGCCCATGTCGGCGTATCGATCTACGGCGGCTACTTCGGCGCCGGCATGGGCATCCTGCAGCTGGCGGCGTTCTCCATCGAGGGCCACCCGGTGGCCCGCGCCAACGCCCTGAAGAACCTTATCTCGGCGGTGATCTACAGCATCGCCACCGTGACCTTCGTGGTCGCCGGTCGGGTCAGCTGGTACGAGCTGGCCATCCTGCTGACCGGCGCCACCCTCGGCGGCTATGCCGGCGGCGCCCTGGGCCAGCGCCTGCCGCCGGCCCTGCTGCGCAGCCTGGTGATCGGAGTGGGCGGCGGCATGACCACCTATTACTTCTGGGCCACCTATTTCGCGGCCTGA
- a CDS encoding GDCCVxC domain-containing (seleno)protein — protein MKPVVLESVLTCPRCGFAKRERMPTDACQYYYECCQCKVLLRPKPGDCCVFCSFGSVCCPPVQQDGRCCASGD, from the coding sequence ATGAAGCCCGTCGTTCTCGAATCCGTGTTGACCTGCCCGCGCTGCGGCTTCGCCAAGCGCGAGCGCATGCCCACCGATGCCTGCCAGTACTACTACGAATGCTGCCAGTGCAAGGTGCTGCTGCGGCCCAAACCGGGAGACTGTTGCGTCTTCTGCTCCTTCGGCTCGGTGTGCTGCCCGCCGGTTCAGCAAGACGGTCGCTGCTGCGCGAGCGGCGACTAG
- the merP gene encoding mercury resistance system periplasmic binding protein MerP, protein MRKLLLTALAALPLLALAAPPQPLTLEVQNMTCGLCPLTVKRALEQVPGVEKVQVDFERKTASLQYDPDRTRPAALIEATGNAGYPSRVRE, encoded by the coding sequence ATGCGCAAACTGCTGCTGACGGCCCTGGCCGCCTTGCCCCTGCTGGCGCTCGCCGCCCCACCGCAACCACTGACTCTCGAGGTGCAGAACATGACCTGCGGGCTCTGTCCGCTGACGGTCAAGCGGGCCCTGGAACAAGTGCCGGGGGTCGAGAAGGTGCAGGTCGATTTCGAGCGCAAGACCGCCAGCCTCCAATACGACCCCGACCGGACTCGGCCGGCGGCGCTGATCGAGGCGACCGGCAATGCCGGCTATCCGTCCAGGGTACGGGAGTAG
- a CDS encoding mercuric transporter MerT family protein, translated as MLSGRGSLLAGGLAAIGASLCCVAPLALLALGIGGSWMTSLTALEPYRPIFIGLTLLFLGLAFRRLYFVPQLCAPGVPCADPRALRRQRLLFWIVTPLLLTLLAVPWLAPLLY; from the coding sequence ATGCTTAGCGGAAGAGGCTCGCTGCTGGCGGGCGGACTGGCGGCCATAGGCGCGTCGCTGTGTTGCGTCGCACCACTGGCGTTGCTGGCGCTCGGCATAGGCGGCTCGTGGATGACCAGCTTGACGGCGCTGGAGCCCTACCGGCCGATCTTCATTGGCTTGACCCTGCTGTTCCTCGGCCTGGCGTTTCGCCGACTGTACTTCGTGCCGCAGCTCTGCGCGCCCGGAGTGCCCTGCGCCGACCCACGCGCGCTGAGGCGCCAGCGCCTGCTGTTCTGGATCGTCACGCCGCTGCTGCTGACGTTGCTCGCCGTGCCCTGGCTTGCCCCACTGCTCTACTGA
- the merR gene encoding Hg(II)-responsive transcriptional regulator, which produces MDVELSIGKLAKAAEVSVETIRYYQRRGLLAEPPKPPGGQRRYPAAMVARLCFIKRAQALGFSLAEVADLLSLDAASACAETRALAARKLALIERKMAELATMRQVLGELVGRCDAGGGEASCPIIEVLAREG; this is translated from the coding sequence ATGGACGTTGAACTGAGTATCGGCAAATTGGCCAAGGCCGCCGAGGTGAGCGTCGAGACGATCCGCTACTACCAGCGCCGTGGCCTGCTGGCTGAACCGCCCAAGCCGCCGGGCGGCCAGCGCCGCTACCCGGCGGCGATGGTCGCGCGTCTGTGCTTTATCAAGCGGGCGCAAGCGCTGGGCTTCAGCCTCGCGGAGGTGGCCGATCTGCTCAGCCTGGACGCGGCCAGCGCCTGCGCCGAGACACGCGCGCTGGCGGCGCGCAAGTTGGCGCTGATCGAGCGGAAGATGGCCGAGCTGGCGACGATGCGGCAGGTGCTGGGCGAACTGGTCGGCCGGTGCGATGCGGGAGGCGGCGAGGCGAGCTGTCCGATCATCGAGGTGCTGGCCAGGGAGGGTTGA
- a CDS encoding cytochrome c biogenesis CcdA family protein produces the protein MPTLSDIGILSAFAAGMISFISPCVLPLVPGYLSFIAGRSVDELQSMQNRRERIAVVGMSLTFVLGFSTVFVVLGASASALSKLLLTYQQQTNLIGGAIVIAFGLFMTGLINPRWLHLDVRLVHRFNARLGPVATYALGAAFAFGWTPCIGPILGSILTISASRTRVDGIALLSIYSLGLGVPFLLSALFINHFLAHLKRLRRWSRAIHLGAGVILIFMGLAMITGQLAALSYWFLRVFPALGRIG, from the coding sequence GTGCCGACGCTAAGCGATATCGGCATCCTGAGCGCCTTTGCGGCCGGGATGATCTCCTTCATTTCCCCCTGCGTGCTGCCACTGGTGCCCGGCTACCTGTCGTTTATCGCGGGCCGCTCGGTGGACGAGCTGCAATCCATGCAAAACCGGCGCGAACGTATCGCCGTAGTCGGCATGAGCCTGACCTTCGTACTCGGTTTCTCAACTGTGTTCGTCGTACTGGGTGCCAGCGCCAGCGCGCTGAGCAAGCTGCTGCTGACCTATCAGCAGCAGACAAACCTTATCGGCGGCGCCATCGTGATCGCCTTTGGCCTGTTCATGACCGGCCTGATCAACCCGCGCTGGCTGCATCTGGATGTACGCCTGGTCCATCGCTTCAATGCCAGGCTAGGTCCTGTGGCTACCTATGCCCTGGGCGCAGCGTTCGCCTTCGGCTGGACGCCCTGCATCGGCCCTATCCTGGGCAGCATCCTGACGATCAGCGCCTCCAGAACCAGGGTTGATGGCATCGCGCTGTTGTCCATCTACTCACTGGGTCTGGGCGTGCCGTTCCTGCTGAGCGCCCTGTTCATCAACCATTTCCTGGCGCACCTGAAACGGCTGCGGCGCTGGAGTCGGGCCATCCATCTAGGAGCGGGTGTCATCCTGATTTTCATGGGACTGGCCATGATCACCGGTCAACTGGCGGCCTTGTCCTACTGGTTTCTGCGGGTGTTTCCGGCGCTGGGCAGGATCGGATAG
- a CDS encoding TlpA family protein disulfide reductase, with translation MAGLLLLFLQTAAAAPPADLTIWPEPKTVAEVEFTDSQGKPRTLSDFKGRIVLLNLWATWCGPCREEMPTLDRLQGQLGGADFQVLALSVDPDGEQVVRDFYAEIGIQHLELYIDASARAIGSLGAFGLPATLLLDRHGRELGRKLGAAEWDHPEVIEYLRELIGTPQGG, from the coding sequence ATGGCCGGCCTGCTGCTCCTATTCCTGCAGACCGCTGCGGCCGCGCCCCCTGCCGACCTAACGATCTGGCCCGAGCCGAAGACCGTAGCCGAAGTCGAATTTACCGATAGCCAGGGCAAGCCTCGCACCCTCAGCGACTTCAAGGGCCGGATTGTCCTGCTCAATCTCTGGGCCACCTGGTGCGGCCCATGCCGTGAGGAGATGCCGACCCTGGATCGGTTGCAGGGGCAACTCGGCGGCGCCGATTTCCAGGTGCTGGCCCTCTCGGTCGACCCGGACGGGGAACAGGTGGTGCGGGACTTCTACGCGGAAATCGGCATCCAGCACCTCGAGCTCTATATCGACGCGAGTGCCCGGGCCATCGGCAGCCTCGGCGCCTTCGGTCTGCCCGCCACCCTACTGCTCGACCGTCATGGCCGGGAGCTGGGCAGGAAACTGGGCGCTGCCGAATGGGACCATCCCGAGGTCATCGAGTACCTGCGCGAACTCATCGGCACGCCCCAGGGGGGCTGA
- a CDS encoding DUF411 domain-containing protein gives MPTKSNLYRAGIQASALAALLFAAAAQAAEPLTIDVHRDANCGCCKKWVAHLQDNGFKVIDHVESDMPAVKQRLGVAPRLAACHTAVIDGKFVEGHVPAAQIIELSQRTDLLGIAVPGMPAGSPGMEVGGKQQAYQVIGLTQAGTDQVVAEYPAN, from the coding sequence ATGCCCACTAAATCCAACCTCTACCGAGCCGGCATTCAGGCCAGCGCCTTGGCCGCCCTGCTGTTCGCCGCCGCGGCGCAGGCCGCCGAGCCGCTGACCATCGACGTGCACCGCGACGCCAACTGTGGCTGCTGCAAGAAATGGGTCGCGCATCTGCAAGACAACGGCTTCAAGGTCATCGACCATGTCGAATCCGACATGCCCGCCGTCAAGCAGCGCCTCGGCGTGGCACCCCGCCTGGCCGCCTGCCACACGGCGGTGATCGACGGCAAGTTCGTCGAGGGCCATGTGCCGGCGGCGCAGATCATCGAACTGAGCCAGCGCACCGATCTGCTCGGCATCGCCGTGCCGGGCATGCCGGCCGGTTCACCGGGCATGGAGGTCGGCGGCAAGCAGCAGGCCTACCAGGTGATCGGACTGACCCAGGCGGGCACTGACCAGGTTGTCGCCGAATATCCGGCGAACTAG
- a CDS encoding c-type cytochrome yields MKRTITTLVAASIVGSAAVTTGAYFGLVNVGADDPHLPIVHAFLTMARERSIEVRSRNIPVPDLNDQELIRAGAGNYNAMCVGCHLAPGIAETELSQALYPEPPNLTEVGDKGKPAATFWTIKHGIKASGMPAWGKSMDDPYIWGMVAFLQQLPEMDARQYRALVASSGGHQHGGGESDMHDHEGQHGGASDDHHAGEMADMSHHDQAEDDHHAGEMPGASHHDTKIAAEVPKPATTTHLHADGKEHVHAH; encoded by the coding sequence ATGAAGAGAACAATCACGACCCTGGTCGCCGCCAGCATCGTCGGCAGCGCCGCAGTCACCACCGGCGCCTACTTCGGCCTGGTCAACGTCGGCGCCGACGACCCGCACCTGCCCATCGTCCACGCCTTTCTGACCATGGCCCGGGAACGCTCCATCGAAGTGCGCTCACGCAATATCCCGGTGCCCGACCTGAACGATCAGGAGCTGATCCGCGCCGGCGCCGGCAACTACAACGCCATGTGCGTTGGCTGCCACCTGGCCCCGGGCATCGCCGAAACCGAGTTGAGCCAAGCGCTCTACCCAGAGCCGCCAAACCTGACCGAGGTCGGCGACAAGGGCAAGCCGGCGGCCACCTTCTGGACCATCAAGCACGGCATCAAGGCCAGCGGCATGCCGGCCTGGGGCAAGAGCATGGACGACCCCTACATCTGGGGCATGGTCGCCTTCCTGCAGCAGCTGCCGGAGATGGACGCCCGGCAATACCGCGCCTTGGTCGCCTCCAGCGGCGGCCACCAGCACGGCGGCGGTGAATCCGACATGCACGACCATGAAGGACAGCATGGCGGCGCCAGCGACGATCACCACGCCGGCGAAATGGCCGACATGAGCCATCACGATCAGGCCGAGGATGACCACCATGCCGGCGAGATGCCCGGCGCCAGCCACCACGACACCAAGATAGCTGCCGAGGTGCCAAAGCCAGCAACCACGACCCACCTCCACGCCGATGGCAAGGAACATGTGCATGCCCACTAA